The genomic window TCAactgtcttctttttttttttttttttttttttttttttgtatacataaatcTAAAAGCTGCAATCTATTTGAGAagtgatttataattttgtaaagagGATGTGAAGAAGAATGAAAGGggaggagaaggggggagaagAAGCAATGAACATTAGTGCagaattttgtttcttttgacaaatttcaattaacattatttattattcaatgtcACTATACCATAAGAAACatcacttaataataaaatgacccaGAGGCTGAATTTGCCGGCAGATTTATTACTCtgcataaaacatatatatatatgtattcttgaaaaaagtttctattaaaattttctcaacaaaaatttcaaaataaaaattataatgaacatttattaaaaaaataaattaaaatataaaattttctagtaaaagaaaaaaatcctatacATGGGAGGGGTTCcagccccttcagcccacccactgcggacgcccctgtatatacatattaaaaaatgatttaatttgccattttctcaatttttggcACATTGGATTGATTACTACCCTGTCTCGTTGACTCATAAGTAcatagtcaataatttttttataatatcttaaaaattcaaaaattaaatcactttttcgatttatggtaaaataaaataactttaacctGAATATTtagtgttgtataaaatatgacttgccgGATATATATGTGTTTTGGGGATTCCTATAGAAATTCTGTATTTTCAATActtaaattgggaaaatcaatttaaagtcagttatatttattgtctctatgtttttaataattcacccagtctaaaaaaaaatgcaatccaTTGCTTTGTTTAATTGGACCATTTGCTGGAAAATGCGTCGTCTCAAGATAGTCATATTCCATTGCCAAGAACTgaaaattagccagaaaaccgtttgTAACCATATAAACCGGGTaaccccaaggttaatagaaatacaaggttacacCATAAtataattgggcttgctagaatattcatattgttccgactactgggcaagacagccagattttgacaaaacatgcaaccacttaaactgtatgacgtcactatttcaaaaaatttcaatttaatgtatcgtaccgactgctgagcatgacaaacagattttgacaattcacgcaaccactcatctactatgacgtcaatattaaaggcgtggtggaagtcaaacatcagtagtacacgcgttatggtataaccttggtATTTCTATTCAGCTTGGATTAACCTAacttttattgtcaaaataacgCAAAAAAGAACATTCAGAAATTTTTACTTAACTTATTTTGTATGTTTCAGAAACCCCCTGTGACCTTATCATAAAAATCTTACtacttatttctttattttcgtaaaaaaagGGAGTATACCAACCCAGTGTGGCTAAggtttgaaaacatatatatatatattcgatcACAGTGTGAGATTTTATACCATGATAATGATTTATGTCAATTTTTGCcctgttaaaataatataattattaacattttgtgGTAAAATGATAAGGTTTACATGTCACAAGtttggcaaaataataaattattaaaaacagttAGAAACAAATCGAGGCATACATAAGCTATTGCATTGGGTCCTAGAACTTTTTCCTATTGGAAGGGACATTTGATACTGCTATCAAAACGTTTCCATAAGTGATCCTTccgtaaagaaaaaaacagttgtAGGACTATATCTGATAATGTATACCTTTTAAGAGTATCAAAGGACACACTCCGATctgatttctttcttttctcaTGTTAATCCGagataaagataataaaaagcTGTCAAAAACGATAGGGTTATGACAACTactctttgaaaataaacaaacaaggtttatagtacgaaaaaaaaaaaggaaaaattgacgTCACTTGTCAGACAAGTtgtctgatttatttttcttttttcttctttattttgaagacTATGAAAGAGAGTGTAAGTAGGAACCAAATACACATGTAGTCTTCCATCTTCTCCCCTTGTCGAATATTTGCACGTGGTTTGTGTGTGTGAGAGGGGgcagaaaaggaaaaaaaaatcctcgcAAAACATGTAATCGCTTGttcagagagaaaaaaaagggtgcagaaataaacaaaaaacacaattacaacatggatattaaaaaaaatccgcaGGAGTGCGCGTTCTTGCGTCGATGGCAAAAACCGGCCGGGGACGGACGGTTTCTCCTTTAAAAATAGCGTCCCGCACTgtctcaacattttttattttttttagtgtttttaatTCAAAGAATGACTTCAGTTTGCAAAGTGACACTCTATGCTACTAATGTGATAGAGTCTTGCTCAAGTGAATCTTGTCTAATGTtgttatagttatttaatattattaaacagcgaaaaaaaagttattattattattgaaactcATATATCAGGAGCAATTTATTGATCGTAAATCGCTTTAggatcattataaaaaagtgcATAAATGACGATATCGGAAAGTGGAACTAGCTCTTCGTCAACCAGTCCACCAACAAGTTCTTCGAGTAATAGCATGATATCGGCTATGAATGATCGTTATATTACTCCAGAATATCTTGCTCCTCTTCCTTCGTCggtaagaattttattttgtgtggtttttttttggtttttttttacgcTTTTGGTGAATATCTTTCAAACTAATGTAAAATGATCAATCtgaaattaaaggaaaattatttatttcaggaGAAAACTGGTAAATCACCACTTCAATTACTGGCGCAGACCTGCTCACAAATCGGAGCGGATCCTATGAGCAACAAACTATTGAATGAAAAGAATAACAATTCCAAGGATCATTCGAGTCTTCATCACCACTACACATCCCATCATCCTCCTCCACCTCATCACCTTGGAGGACACAATCCCTACGATCACAATGACTTAAAAAAGAGCTCTAATCGAAGTCCGGTATTAGTGGTCACGGATCCAAAGCCTGTGTCCTTTAAGCCCTACGAAAATTCCAAAGCACCATCACCCAAAGTTGTTAGTCTTAGTCCTGAGGCACGTTCACCTCCCAAAGTAAAATCCACACGCTCAAGTCCGGCCTCAAACCATTCTGCCACCTCCAAAGTTAGTCCAGGGCATACTCCAAATTCATCTGCGGCAGCTGCAGCTGCTGCTTTACCAATGATTCGATCTGGTATGGAAATTTTATCTGGCGCCAAAGATCCATCTTCTGCTTATGCTAATCCCGCGTTTCGTCCTCCTTTTGGTGTTGGAGTTTGTAGGGATCCATACTGCCGGGATCCATCGTGccccacagctatttacaatgCGCAATTAGCATCAGCCCTTGCAGGGCTGCCTATGGGGTACGCTGAGCTTCTACAGGCTCAGCAAAAGTTTACATCAGCCATGATCCCTGGGTTCGCTCAACTCCATGCCCCTTCATCATCAAATTCATCTAGTGGTGGAGGCtctactacaacaacaacagccTCCTCATCTAATGGTCCTTCATTATCATCCTCTAGTGGCCCTTATGTCTGTAATTGGATGAATGGACGTGAAGGCTACTGCGGAAAACGACATGCCTCTGCAGAAGAGCTCCTTCAGCATTTGAAAACTCATACTAGCCTCTCAGCTGGGGCTAGTGGAGGAGGAAATACAGAGAGTTCTTCCCTGCAAAACAGTAGCTTATACCCGAGCTTATTAAGTGGCGGTGGTCCTTTACATCCCACTGGTCGAGGCTACAATTCTGGAGGCTCAAATTCGTCATCAACCTCATCTAATTCTTCGTCATCCTCTTCCTCTTCAAGGTATCAGCCCTATGGAAAGCCTTCTGCGCATCAAGCTCCACCTATTCAACCTCCAGGGATACCTTCGATATTTGGAGGAATTCCACCTGGACTTGCGGGATTTCCACCATCTCTACTAAGTGGAGCCTATTCGCCATCCTCTCTCTATGCTCTCTACGGATCTCGTCTTGCTGGTTCCCTACcataaatctctttttttggTTCATGCAAACATCCCCATCCCAAAATCACCCAGgactaattaattatcaatttttattttttcacaatatctGCGACCCGCAATCTTTGAACTTCTTTTCTACAtaactttttcttgtttttatttaatatgattgatttgAAGTGATATAAttgcttaggaaaagaaatatGAGGGAGAGGAActaggaaaggaaaaaaaaaaagaacaaataccgttctatcatatatttttatttttatgtaatcgATCTGAGAtccttcttcaaaaagaaaaaaacaaaactttttgattaagGACCAATCAAATGTTGAGTCTGCTTACCTTTTCAATCACCgagttttattttccttctttttttctgttgaatgatgaattaagaaaaataaaaacggaATAATTTGTTATCAATCAATTTCATGCCCCCTCctctcaaaatgttttttttttttttttttttcattatatatatattatattttgtgaggATTATAacctcttattattattttataacgtCAACACTACTTTTTGACATAGTGTGTGATTGACGGCATcccttcaatttttataataacccACCCACCCAACCTCTCCTCtcttcttgttttaaaaaactattatttgaactatttagttattttattattattattattattataccaaAAGAAACGAATAAACATACAGTCAGACttgtcttttatatatacaaaaacacgCAACCTCTTTGCTACTACTTcctttgtacatattattcataagagaaaaaaaatctgtcaaaaatgcttctttctttttttttttggaaagaaaaagagaaattgcGAAATTAATTGCAAACATTCATGCAGTGGCATTCATTTTCCCTTTTAGGACGGTATCCGTGGTTAATATGGTACTGAAATTTCGTCTGTCCTTATTATAAGTCCTTGAAAAAATACTAACCAATCAACCTTTAAAGGGATATAAAGTTATATCATAACGCCTTTCCGACTAATATATGACTGCCACCACACTTTTAaaagtgacgtcaaagagtataactgtaaCCAAGTGTGGCAATATGTCGTTTTTATTGACTGTTATCGTTAGAGTAGCGGTGTTATACTCTGTGacgacgtcaaaatctgtctgtcttggcTAGGATTCGTTACGGTACATCAATTTTGGAAAGTCCAATTATATGATGGCATAACTTTTGTGTTTCTATTCACCGTCTAACTAtgcagagaaaaatatattaagaacgTCATTTCCTTTATTagatcacgcaaccttttattcatatataaagtaggaaaaaaggcctaaaatcagtttgtagcttgacaattcttccaaactatggaattattattcaataattttctatgGAACAGCTTAAAATGATCTTATTACAATTCacccaatcaacgttcagattaagataaaaaaagaaaccaatttGACGGCtaaagacaaaatataatttatatttttgtattaatgagCTAAAGTTTCGATAATGACTTGAACTTACATATTCTCATAATGGTAACTATAAGGTGATTAACTGAGGACAtgatatgaaaataatgttattatcactcaaccttcccTTCTTCAAAAAGCAGAATGgcttaaaatcaatttgattgttgttagaaaataaaattttcataggAGTTGTAGTCTTGTAGTAATTATTGGTTGTTCAATCTTTTTTTGACTTGAAATGTTCCTCAAAAGTGTCAATTGGTGTAATTCATATATGCTTACTGGTGTATCCGTAGAATTATCATTTCGAGGGGGTCTATGGGATGGATCAGAAATATAGATACTTTTTcagtaaaatataacttatattgttgtttttatttttattaaggatgatttttttaaaagtaattggCTCATATATTTGGGGATTACGTCATCGGCACATTTACtcgggaattgttcacagcttaaaagtaaataattttaaaactttcttaATCTATTATCAAGAGTcgaataaatatcaaaaacatacgctgtaaatttttattattgtgatcGTGAGCagtgtattaatatatattttcatggaTCACTTTCCAGactacgagggtggtctgaaaagtatTCAAAGTAGCaaagatacttttattttttttatactttcaattttgtttttcaaaataatctcattgtattttttactcGATCTtgtcaattttgacaaaaacacacACATCATCTCTCTttaacgactgttacataacaactgcgccTCCAGAATGGTTGAATCTTTTGTGACTAGTTTTTATTAACAAGTGCGGTCATTTTCTCGCTGAGGTGGAAATTTTTCAGACCACACtcgtaaatttttttgaatatgaattgAATTCCGGATAATCCGGAATAGACCAGTTATTATGTCTTGGaggcatatttttgtatatttaagttAGACACAAATTTGCATTTTGATAGGCATCAACTCTTTTGGCTCAGAGAATGAAGTACCTATGATTGGTTTTAAATAAGATTTCAAGTTTGATTGATGAGgtccaattttgattttttttttcctttcttatttCACTTGTTTTTCACCATTTGATGGATGGTTCCTTCAATTGAAAACACTTCCAAGGAATATAATTACAAAGttcaattattatgttttaattgcAACAAACTAATCAGCTTAGGATTCCatcaaagttttttgttaaaagtagTTGGCTTTAAACGAATGATGAGAGAAAATTATTGCTCTACTAATTGGGATAGTCACTCACTTCTTAATTGAAACCTCTGTTTTACGAACACTCTAATGAGGGATTTATAATTAcaccaaattacaaaaattatttcgtattttttgtttttggttgctttatttatttttggtcttAAACATTGACCTGTGAAATTCCAATTGGTATCCATTGGTTGTAAAACGAACTACTATTCTAAAAGATGGCTCATATAAACGTTCGCaagccaaaaaaaagttaatctcTACTGTGACTCTATTTCTgaaccattttaattaatttaaccattttaattaataaatttgctgTTAGCTTATATCAAACGTTCACAACTCCCCTGAAACGTCCCTCTATATAAAAGTGAAGAATGTCCTCCTTATGTCAGCTCTCAGGGATCTTGCGGTGATATTGTTACCTTGATTGGAAAGCCCTTCTACATTACCCtagacaaaatagtttaaaggaTTCAATTCCTGCAAGTTAGAAGGTCAAAACTAAGGGGTTCGTACATCACATTCAAATCGAGTGTTCTTTTGCTGGTGTAACAGAGTGCCCCTTTTTGCTGCAAGATCCAAAGTCGGTCTTTTGTGACATTGCAGATCCAGGTGCgcaaataaaacaacaacaacagaaatATACCTTACTGTTGACTTTCATGTCCTGCTGAAAGATAGTGGGCAGCATAGCGTGacattcaacaaataaaatttccatGAGCTGGGACCAAACGTTCACAACATCCTCCCAAATATCCCAAGGCCACTAGGGGTCCATATTATCCTGTTCGACTCGGTTTCTAAATTCTTAGATTAATCGAGTTTTATATTTGACAGCTTTaccccaaaaataaatgtatattttaccaTTGAAATTGCACAAAATGTACAAAGTTACACAacgtttttgttcctgattTAAAGCAGGATGTTGTCGTAGGGAATCATTATGAGAAAATGACATGGTAGGACTTAATTTGTACCAGACTTATTTAGCCTTAGTTTGTgcttgtctttaaaaaaaaaatattgttgggGGATAGAATGAGGCCAGAGAAGTTTGCATACGCTTAAATGAACTACccattacacaaaaaaaaacaatatctccaatggaaaaagtaatatttgaataactaCTTGCTGATATTAGGTATGAAGAATGTATACAGGGtggttcaaaaataaaataccattaactttaacttttcGTAAACCCTTTgtcagaattatttttccagGGTGGGGCTTGGCCCACTGCCCATACCGCAAAGACAATCCCTCTTTACCTGATATTGCCCTGCATGACTTTGATATGTAGGATATAGACGAAGGGGAGTTTCCAGGCTCAGAAACGCTTACTGGGAAGATATTATACGAACTATCTGTATTTCAATTAGGAGTCGTCTCCGTCAAGGTGTTCAAAACAAAGGGAAGGACATTGAATGAGATATTCATGCATTATAGAGCAGTATTGAAcctgtaaaaatttattaatatgaacgATGTActgatacaaaaattttatccgATTCAATGCTGTTTTTTATATCGAACCTTTATGATGTATAAAGAATGGCATACATTAATAATTCACTTTTATTCATGTTAAACTTTCTATAAATTAAGGCTAcgcaaaaaaacaaagaaaaatatccaacctaattagttaaaaattattttaattttattttaaaaggttaaTTTCTCTACGAGCTTATGATTCAGTTTAATCTTGGTGGgctcatatatattgtatgcaCAAGTGaatagtttgaaatttttatgaatgaaggtggtcatgataaatattatcaagCAATAtcctaaaacttttttgtttttgtgaaatatattaaatataagtcaaaattatcaacacaAAGCTTATAGAGTAATGACAAACTAATCTGTAGcattatgattaaaattgaattgtatacaaaaaaaaaaaaaaatatgccttttatttgtatgaatataaatgaGCTACTGGTTTCATATAATGGTTGGTTGGGTATGGTTAAGATGGGGTTAAGTCAGGTTATTATGCAAGTatgtccgtaggattatattgggggggggtgaaatctttttaaactagaaattttttatttttttgtaaaaaatattgaaaattaatttttttattaaaaatattgaaaaattaatttttcattattaaaaaataatcaaaaatccataggtattgacagaaaattaatttttttggaaagacattagatttttataaataattcgaaaattaattaaaaatatatataaaaaatgtttctacaGGGCTCTTTCGACCACCATGTTGTGGCACACATATCTCAAACTAATTTTGGATCTTTGTTTCTAACCTTAGCTGACGTTAATGGTTGCAGACTCAAGATTATAATCTGTTACAGCCTCAATATGTTGAACTACCAATCCACATCTTTTTGTGGTTTCTCACAGTTTACCTCCCGAATTCAGAGAAATAGACTCTATTTAGTTGTCACCTGTATATGTGtctatttcttttcttataaccaatgttctgaaagttgattggttgaactaaaataaaccaattttaaGCTGCGAACAATCCTCGAcagttttctttattatttaaacacattctgtatgtatttatgctgaatgaaagtttttttctagagtgggtacttaatctaagaaataataatacaatggaatcagcgtgtcatattaaaaaaacaaaaacaaagagagTATTTGTACAGAACAACCTAAAAACGGTATCTGAAAAGGAATGAAATATAACAAGAGATAAAGtgaactcatattaaaaaaaaaaaaaaaagggaattactttatataaaaggaaaaaaaaggaagtactttgtatattaaaaagagtGGCCTTAGATGAGGTCTAGCAACAAGATCAAGTACCACCTGGGTAATTACgtcatattaaactttttttaacaagttatcattatcattattttaattgcaaGACGAGAATAATCCAAGTATTGAGTATCTACATATGAACCTGTTCATAGAAACGAAAAGTAATATTGTCCATTAGTTAAGGGAGttatcttatattataaaagcaaCGTTTCTCTGTTCGTCGACGCCCAACAATTCGGAGCGTTTCTGATTATGTGGGATAGTTAAATAATGATTTCGccgttgggaagaattggctaacaacCATTTGATTTGAAGCCTTTTTTCTGCCCTTATTTGGAAAAGAAAGTTTGTGTAATGTAATACAGTTATCGACGtagttatgtatttattttggaagGAAAGGTTTCGTGCGGCAATACAGGTAAAGATCTGCTCTATGTATTTCTTCATCTATATTTAGTAATGAGTAATTTTTCGTGGATCTGCTGTCAagacattttgtatttatgtccTCGATGCAACTGCAAAATATatgcaattaaattaatttttttgacagatatttttttctttttaaatttattgggtAAGAAGGGGAAGGGAAATTTATTGGGACATTGTAACAAACATGGCGGGGCTCACAGAGAGAGGGAGAAGAAATATATGCAATGTACAACGCAGAGTAACAAcgataaatcaaaattatcataagatatatttattattattactatatttatggAGTTGTTGGCTGCGACTAGTGGTGAGGCTTCCAGCCTCTCATAATGGTATTCAGCCATTGTTtacttaatttatgtttttactattaagaaatgcattttttgaatCCCTGTTCGTTCTTTCTCTGACGGGTACATTACATGTATTTTTACACACACaaaatgaatgtatttcaaGAATGAATTATGGAGGGAAggcgttttattttttatgaatcatGTCTATATGTACTACTTATTTATGCTTTGAAAACTAAGGCactaatttattattgcaattattgttttaaacatTTCACACTCATAACAATGTGTGGTACACGCTCAGGCAGAAAAATGATCATATGGACAGCGGTTAGTTCCTACTAGTAGTGATGTACCAGGTTCGAACAATTTGATAATGCACGAAACTGAGATAAGGGGGTTTTCAAAATACGCGACcctaaattatgaatattgcTTTAGAATACTTCGATCAACATGAGAAAggtaatataaatacaaagttatgccatcatgtaattgggcttgccaTAATTTCCAATTTGATGTGCCGTACCGACTGTTAGACaagacatacatattttgacgtcatacATTCTAACATTAACAGTCAGAGGAAGGCTTCTTTTATTAACAggtatactctttgacgtcactatgaaaaagcgtggtggaagtccaACATAAGTCGTAAAGGCgatatggtataaccttgtatttttattagccTTGCGATATACTAAGAAAAGTGGATTTCCTGACAATTGTTTCTCCAAAAACGTAAATGAAGCGGACCGATGGATTTCCCTTAAGGATACTATGATATATTACCCTAGCAAACCACTCAACTAAGATCTACATGTTACCAGGAAACCTTAATTCAAAATACATTAAAGAACTGAATCGTGAACCCTATAAATCATGGAAATCTTCTAAGTTTGCTATGGTAAATCAAACTCCCGAGCCGCACAGCTGCGACAAAGGGATTgcctgaaaatatattttctaaataggtTTCAGAACCTGACAGTGAGCCTGTGAATCTTGAATATCTTTTCAGAATAGTACGATAATTAATCTTCGAGAACTTCTAATAGGggaatatattaattcatgaaaattattCCAACAATTAAGATGCAAGAgtatcttttaagcactctagcctaaatattttttttaatttctggtGATCCCCCCATCCccctgaaattattttttcacacaTGAATGcctatttttaaagaaacaataagAAACTTGCAAAAGTCGTGATAATTAGATctttttatggttaaaatgagagttatataacattttacgtttataaagtacagttttcaggtcatataaaaggtgaaaagtcacaaaaaaggtcagctaaatttttatttttgcattagtAGTGGGGTGTCCAATTTTATGGGTGATAGGATGATGCAGtcttctgttgttgttttttaatgaaaaagtaatatttttgaagtttcaGTCATTAAAGGGCATTTTTTGACCTtttagccatttgaaaatgaatttttaaggaTATTCTCTATATGTAAAGGGctcagaagtttgaattttatagttatattgttgaattttagaattttgaatTCTAAAGTTGTAttgttaaatttcatatttttcattaaagttcTTTATTTGAAGTGATACATacgaatataatccttatttttcattttgaagaaacacATATTTTAGTCCAACTTTGGATACTCAACCCCATTTTTCTTGGTTTAGAACTTCTAAACTAAGAAAAGTGGATTActggaaaaacttttttgaaataggtAAAATAACTGAACTGCAACCCGTAAATCGTGGTTATCATGATGAATGATACGATAAATCATGAACCGAGttcaccatttaaaaaaaaaaatcttcttaaaATCGAAGTCATATTTATTAGGGAAAGCTACAGGTAATCTGCAGGTAACACCTTCCCAATCCTCTTCCCAACTTTGCCACACCCTTCCATCATCTTTAATGCGTAATGACATTTCCCTACATCCTTCGGATATTGCCCTTGCGTTCCAGAATGTCGGTGTACCTCCTGCTTTTGAGGTTTGCACTGTCCATCTTGCTAATATTGAACTTGATGACCAGGATGaccttttgaatgtttttcaCGTGGTATTCAATATACTTACCTATCTGGCGGTCACATTTACAGTGTCATGCATGACCTTGATAACTGGAAGGATGGCCAAGAATTTGGTTTAATTGCAGTTGGGGATCACAGGTGTTACACTAAAACCTCATTAAAATACATACCACGGGCGTAAATTTTGTTATAGAGGGAACTGCTAAGGCTCTTTTATACCCAATTattctttcttaaaattaattaaactttaaattgcGTAAGATTGATCTTTTTGTTGTCAGAAACCAGCTACAGAACACTTTTGGTTACCCAATTTGATCTGACAAAAGCTCAGTATTATGTtggagtacaaaaaaaaattgtaagttgAATAGAGTATTTTGGACCAATtcatatatatgtgtatttttgagattatatattcaataattccaTATTAACTGTTGCTGAACCGGAATTATGGTGGACCCTGCACAGTCGTTTCGGAAAGACTTAAATCCGTTAAATGACTTAtgtttatgtattgtatatgctttgaaaattaaagcattaatttatttttgcaaatgttattttttacatttcacaCTCacaacaagaagaaaaaaaaatgcgtgGAACACGGTAAgtcataaaaatgattatttgaaCGACTTGTATTGCAGTTCCAACCACAATAtacatagtaaataatatttgcaaaattactatttatttatgatctttttaaaatgcgttgctttaaaaaaattgaaattaattcacgTATTTTGTGGTCTTATGTATCCACCTCCAATGTCATGTTGTATGGTAGGCAGACAGAGT from Lepeophtheirus salmonis chromosome 1, UVic_Lsal_1.4, whole genome shotgun sequence includes these protein-coding regions:
- the LOC121132006 gene encoding zinc finger protein Noc → MTISESGTSSSSTSPPTSSSSNSMISAMNDRYITPEYLAPLPSSEKTGKSPLQLLAQTCSQIGADPMSNKLLNEKNNNSKDHSSLHHHYTSHHPPPPHHLGGHNPYDHNDLKKSSNRSPVLVVTDPKPVSFKPYENSKAPSPKVVSLSPEARSPPKVKSTRSSPASNHSATSKVSPGHTPNSSAAAAAAALPMIRSGMEILSGAKDPSSAYANPAFRPPFGVGVCRDPYCRDPSCPTAIYNAQLASALAGLPMGYAELLQAQQKFTSAMIPGFAQLHAPSSSNSSSGGGSTTTTTASSSNGPSLSSSSGPYVCNWMNGREGYCGKRHASAEELLQHLKTHTSLSAGASGGGNTESSSLQNSSLYPSLLSGGGPLHPTGRGYNSGGSNSSSTSSNSSSSSSSSRYQPYGKPSAHQAPPIQPPGIPSIFGGIPPGLAGFPPSLLSGAYSPSSLYALYGSRLAGSLP